AGGCCCTGCGCCGCGCCCTGGACGACGTCTACGACCTGGAGCGCCTGACCACGCGCATCCTCCTGGGCCGCGCCGCGCCCAGGGACTACCTCGCCCTGCGCCACACCCTGGCCGCCCTGCCGCGCGTGCTTGCCCCCTTCGCCGAGGATGGTCCCGAGGACGCGCGCTTCCTCCAGGAGCGCCCCAAGGCCCTGGGCGACCAGTTGGGCGCCTGGGACCCTCTGGACGACGTGCGCGAACTCCTGGAACGCGCCCTGGCCGACAATCCGCCCCCGGCCATCACCGAGGGAGGCCTCTTCCGCCAGGGCTACGACCCGCGCCTGGACGAGCTGATGGAACTCACCGAGCACGGCGAGGCCCGCCTCAAGGAGCTTCTGGAGCGCGAACAGGCAGAACACGGGCTGCCCAAGCTCAAACTCGGCTACAACCGCGTCTTCGGCTACTATTTCGAGCTCTCGCGCGCCGCCGGACAGGCCCCGCCCCACTTCGAGCGCCGCCAGACCCTGGCCAACGCCGAGCGCTACCTCACCCCGGACCTCAAGGACCTGGAGGACAAGCTCCTCTCGGCCAGCGACCGCCGCAAGGACCTGGAACTTGCCCTCTTCCACGAGCTGCGCGAGGAGGTCTGCCGCGCCGGGGCGCGCTTCAAGCGCATGGGCCAGGCCCTGGCCGTGCTGGACTGCTGGCAGGGCCTGGCGGACGCCGCCCGCGCCAACGAATGGACCCGCCCCATCCTGCACCAGGGCATGGACATCGTGGTGCAGGCCGGACGCCACCCGGCGGTGGAGGCCGTGCAGGGCTCGGCCAACTACATCCCTTCGGACCTGACCCTGGCCGGGGAGTCGCGGCTGCTGCTCATCACCGGCCCCAACATGGCGGGCAAGTCCACGGTGCTGCGCCAGACGGCCATCATGGCCATCATGGCCCAGATCGGCTCCTACGTGCCCGCGGCCAAGGCCTCCATCGGGCTCACGGATCGCATCTTCTCCCGCGTGGGGGCCTCGGACAACCTGGCCCAGGGCCATTCCACCTTCATGGTGGAGATGATGGAGACCGCGCGCATCCTGCGCCAGGCCACGCGCCGCAGCCTGGTGATCCTGGACGAGATCGGCCGGGGCACCTCCACCTTCGACGGCCTGGCCCTGGCCTGGGCCGTGGTGGAGGAACTCTGCGGCCGGGGCCGCAAGCCCGATTCCCGCGAGCCCGGCGGCATCCGCACCCTCTTCGCCACCCACTATCACGAGCTGACGCAGCTGGAAGGCAAGCTTCCTGGCTTGCGAAACGTGAACATTGCGGTCAAGGAATGGCGAGGCGACATCATCTTCCTGCGCCGCCTGGTGCCCGGCCCCTCGGATCGCAGCTACGGCATCGAGGTGGCCCGGCTGGCGGGCGTGCCCGCCAGGGTGGTGGCGCGGGCCAAGGAACTTCTGGCCGGGCTGGAAAAGAAGGCGCGCGACTCGCGCGCTCCCCAGCCCGAGCAGGCCGCCTGCCAGAGCGTGCTGCCGGGCCTGGGCGCTCCCCGCGCGGAGGCCCCCAGGCCGGAGCATCCCCTGGTGGAAGAGCTTCTGAACCTCAAACTGGACTCCCTCACTCCCCTGGACGCCCTGAACATCCTGGGCGAATGGCGCAGGCGGTGGGGCGGGGACACCCCCAAGACCTTCTAAGGAGACAGCGCATGCATTTCTTCGAATACGTCGACGGCCAGCTCCACGCCGAGGGCGTTCCGGCCGCCGAGCTGGTCCGGCGCTTCGGCACGCCGCTCTACGTCTATTCGGCGGCCACCCTGCGCCGCCACTTCGAGGCCTTCGACTCGGCCTTCGCGGGCCTGCCCCACATCACCTGCTACTCGGTGAAGGCCAACTCCAACCTGGGCCTGCTCAAGCTCCTGGGCCAGTGCGGCGCGGGCATGGACATCGTGTCCGGCGGCGAGCTGCACCGGGCGCTCACGGCGGGCATCCCCGCCTCGCGCATCGTCTACTCGGGCGTGGGCAAGCGCGAGGCCGAGATCCGCCAGGCCCTGGAAGCCAACATCCTCATGTTCAACGTGGAGTCCATGGGCGAGCTGGAACGCCTCTCCTCCGTGGCCTCGGACATGGGCAAGACCGCGCGCATCAGCCTGCGCATCAACCCCGACGTGGACCCCAAGACCCACCCGTACATCTCCACGGGCATGAAGAAGAACAAGTTCGGCCTGGACATCGAACAGTCCCTGGCCGCCTACTCCCGGGCCATGACGCTGCCCGGCATCGAGCCCGTGGGCATCGACTGCCACATCGGCTCGCAGCTCACCACCCTGGAGCCTTTCATGGAGGCCCTGGACCGCATCATCCGCTTCTACGACCGCCTCAAGGGCATGGGCCTGCGCATCGAATACCTCGATCTGGGCGGCGGCCTGGGCATCACCTACAACGAGGAGGAGCCCCCCCACCCGGCCGAGTTCGGCAAGGCCCTGGTGGGCGTGCTCAAGGACCACCCCATGACCCTCATCCTGGAGCCCGGCCGCGTGATCGCCGGAAACTCCGGCATCCTGCTCACCGAGGTGGTCTACACCAAGAAGACCCCCTCCAAGGATTTCGTCATCGTGGACGCCGCCATGAACGACCTGGTGCGCCCCTCGCTCTACGGCTCCTTCCACGCCATCAAGGAAGTGACGCCCAAGGGACGCCCCGTGCTCAACGTGGACGTGGTGGGCCCCATCTGCGAATCCGGCGACTTCCTCGCAAAGGACCGCGACCTACCCGCCGTGGAACAGGGCGAACTGCTGGCCGTGTTCTCGGCCGGGGCCTACGGCTTCACCATGTCCTCCAACTACAACTCCCGCACCCGCGCCGCCGAGGTGCTCGTGGACGGCGACAAGGCCACCCTGGTGCGCCGCCGCGAAACCTACGACGACCTTATCGCCCTGGAGAAGGACGCCCTGAACGGCTGAGCAGCCCTCTGTCCCTGAATGATTGACCGGCGCACGGGATGCCCTTCCGTGCGCCGGTTTTTTATTGTCGGCTTTCCGATCGGATAGCGCGCACCGTGTATGCCTGCGGCGCGCTGAGCCTTCGCGCCACCCCGTGCCGGGCCATAGGGAATCCCCGTGGCCGATCCGTTCGTCATCCACGCCCTGTGCCGTCCGAAAGGGATTGGCGGCACGTCTCCAATATATCGAAATGCACTGCTCGTGCGTCTGAACTTGTTCGCCATTTGGCGTGTGTGGTATGCGATGTCCCATTCATCGACAGGGAGGGCCACCATGGCCAGACAAGTCATCATTCTCCACGGCTGGAGCGACAGCTCCAAATCCTTCAAAGCCTTGGCAAAATTTCTGGATGAGCACGGGTTCACTCCCCACGCCGTACACCTTGGAGACTATATCTCCATGGACGACGAGGTGCGCGTGGAAGACGTGAGCCGCCGCATGCGCGACGTCATCCGCCAGCGTCAGGATGAAGGAACGATCGACGCGTCTTTCGACATGATCGTGCACTCCACCGGAGGCCTCGTGGCCAGGCAGTGGATCGCCGACCTGGCGGGTCTGGGCCTGCCCTGCCCCCTGAAG
This is a stretch of genomic DNA from Fundidesulfovibrio magnetotacticus. It encodes these proteins:
- the mutS gene encoding DNA mismatch repair protein MutS; the protein is MSTPRLTPMLEQYLSFKGEYPDCLLMYRMGDFYELFFEDAEVAARELQIALTSRDKNSDSPVPMCGVPHHAFNAYASQLTEKGYKVAVCDQVEDPRFAKGLVKREVTKVLTPGTVLDDASLQAKESSFLAALFWDADERAGGLAWLEFSTGEWEGLHARDEAQLWQWVEKLQPRELLLPDMKTPPRHLPELGIQIANLPLKPHFHLATATERIVKTLRVGGLEVLDVADKPQLVRAMGAILAYLERTQKQTPAHIASFRPLNLSKHMLLDEVTERNLEIFRRLDGRKGPGALWNVLDRTVTPMGGRLLENRLRKPWVDLETITANQEAVRFFFKEDAPREALRRALDDVYDLERLTTRILLGRAAPRDYLALRHTLAALPRVLAPFAEDGPEDARFLQERPKALGDQLGAWDPLDDVRELLERALADNPPPAITEGGLFRQGYDPRLDELMELTEHGEARLKELLEREQAEHGLPKLKLGYNRVFGYYFELSRAAGQAPPHFERRQTLANAERYLTPDLKDLEDKLLSASDRRKDLELALFHELREEVCRAGARFKRMGQALAVLDCWQGLADAARANEWTRPILHQGMDIVVQAGRHPAVEAVQGSANYIPSDLTLAGESRLLLITGPNMAGKSTVLRQTAIMAIMAQIGSYVPAAKASIGLTDRIFSRVGASDNLAQGHSTFMVEMMETARILRQATRRSLVILDEIGRGTSTFDGLALAWAVVEELCGRGRKPDSREPGGIRTLFATHYHELTQLEGKLPGLRNVNIAVKEWRGDIIFLRRLVPGPSDRSYGIEVARLAGVPARVVARAKELLAGLEKKARDSRAPQPEQAACQSVLPGLGAPRAEAPRPEHPLVEELLNLKLDSLTPLDALNILGEWRRRWGGDTPKTF
- the lysA gene encoding diaminopimelate decarboxylase gives rise to the protein MHFFEYVDGQLHAEGVPAAELVRRFGTPLYVYSAATLRRHFEAFDSAFAGLPHITCYSVKANSNLGLLKLLGQCGAGMDIVSGGELHRALTAGIPASRIVYSGVGKREAEIRQALEANILMFNVESMGELERLSSVASDMGKTARISLRINPDVDPKTHPYISTGMKKNKFGLDIEQSLAAYSRAMTLPGIEPVGIDCHIGSQLTTLEPFMEALDRIIRFYDRLKGMGLRIEYLDLGGGLGITYNEEEPPHPAEFGKALVGVLKDHPMTLILEPGRVIAGNSGILLTEVVYTKKTPSKDFVIVDAAMNDLVRPSLYGSFHAIKEVTPKGRPVLNVDVVGPICESGDFLAKDRDLPAVEQGELLAVFSAGAYGFTMSSNYNSRTRAAEVLVDGDKATLVRRRETYDDLIALEKDALNG